Within Anthonomus grandis grandis chromosome 19, icAntGran1.3, whole genome shotgun sequence, the genomic segment atatatgtaCGTTTAGgacgaataaataaatatactatagGCATGtgttatatactatatactaaATACTCGTTGTTATTGCTGTTTGTTTATATTCTATTTGAATTTTACTGTTCTTCTTgcattaaatacatttttggggCACCGTTTTCACGACTACACAAGGgatatattttatgttatataacaGGATCacttctatttttatattttatttttttatgtattaagtAGTTTATCGTTCTCTCATTAATTGTTaagaaaatgtttgtttttctctcgCGTActattgtataaataaataaataaatttgtctttcTGAACCCAAGTAGTTTGATTTGGACTCATCATGACGTCATAAGGCATGACAGCTGGCACATCTTTAGGTTATGTTTACGTATAGAGACAAGCTGACTGGTGGTAGATGTCAATGTTTTAGGTTATATTTATGTTTAcattaaagcatttttcaattCCAAGTGGTTTTCCTAGTGATTTCTAAGagattttcattaatttccTTGTCAAATGTCGTCTATGACCTTTGGCCAAAAGTTATTTAGACCGACGCCACCGGAAAAAGGGAGTTTCCCCTTGGATCACGAGGGGGTTTGTAAGGCTTCCATGCTGAAGTACATGAGGTGCTTGAATAAGGAAAATAACAGTAATTCGGCCTGCAGGGAAGAAGCTAAAGGTATTAGAATTAAGGTTTATTCTTAATAAGTGtgttattaagtttttgatGATATTTGTGTGAGGGTGTGTAAGAGGAGGGTTTTATTGAAGGGTCTTCTTTCGGGGGCAAAAGTGCCTAAATGTACCAGTTTTTGTGGAAGTAGGGCTATGAAAGTTTGTagattattaaagaaaatagggCTTTAACTAGTAGTTTTTAAAAGAGCTCTCTAGGTGTAATAGGAGAGAAATGGGatacaaaaagcaaaatttctCAGgtgaaaaaaaaccaaaagtggccaaaattttgacttttttttgaagtaagtccttgaaactttccagattattataattaatgatttccttactggtagtttttaaatcaactctctaaatacaataaaacagaatttgtCTCCCGAAATCAAAGTTTTTCATATTGAAAAAacgaaaagtggccaaaattttgacttttttttgaagtaagtccttgaaactttccagattattataattaatgattttcttactggtagtttttaaatcaactctctaaatacaataaaacagaatttgtCTCCCGAAATCAAAGTTTTTCATATTGAAAAAacgaaaagtggccaaaattttgacttttttttgaagtaagtccttgaaactttccaggttattataattaatgatttccttactggtagtttttaaatcaactctctaaatacaataaaacagaatttgtCTCCCGAAATCAAAGTTTTTCATATTGAAAAAacgaaaagtggccaaaattttgacttttttttggagtaagtccttgaaactttccagattattataattaatgatttccttactggtagtttttaaatcaactctctaagtacattagaacagaaattgtcctcaaaaagcaaagtttttcatattaaaaaaacgaaaagtggccaaaattttgacttttttttggagtaagtctttgaaactttccagattattataattaatgatttccttactggtagtttttaaatcaactctttaagtacaatagaacagaatttgtctcCCGAAATCAAAGTTTTTCATATTGAAAAAacgaaaagtggccaaaattttgacttttttttggagtaagtcTTTGAAACTTtctagattattataattaatgatttccttattggcaatttttaaatcaactctctaagtacaatagaacagaaattgtctcccgaaagcaaagtttttcatattaaaaaaacgaaaagtggccaaaatgttgacttttttttggagtaagtccttcaaactttccagattattataattaatgatttccttactggcagtttttaaatcaactctctaagtacaatagaacagaaattgtctcccgaaagcaaagtttttcatattaaaaaaacgaaaagtggccaaaattttgacttttttttggagtaagtctttgaaactttccagattattataattaatgatttccttactggtagtttttaaatcaactctctaagtacaatagaacagaatttgtctcccgaaagcaaaatttttcatattaaaaaaacgaaaagtggccaaaattttgacttttttttgaagtaagtccttgaaactttccagattattataattaatgatttccttactggtagtttttaaatcaactctctaagtacaatagaacaaaATTTGTCTCCtgaaagcaaagtttttcatattaaaaaaaccaaaagtggccaaaattttgacttttttttgaagtaagtccttgaaactttccagattattataattaatgatttccttactggtagtttttaaatcaactctctaagtacaatagaacagaatttgtctcctgaaagcaaagtttttcatattaaaaaaaccaaaagtggccaaaattttgacttttttttgaagtaagtccttgaaactttccagattattataattaatgatttccttactggtagtttttaaatcaactctctgtacaatagaacagaatttgtctcctgaaagcaaagtttttcatattaaaaaaaccaaaagtggccaaaattttgacttttttttgaagtaagtccttgaaactttccagattattataattaatgatttccttactggtagtttttaaatcaactctctaagtacaatagaacagaatttgtctcCCGAAATCAAAGTTTTTCATATTGAAAAAACGAAAAGTgaccaaaattttgacttttttttggagtaagtcTTTG encodes:
- the LOC126747359 gene encoding cytochrome c oxidase assembly protein COX19, whose product is MSSMTFGQKLFRPTPPEKGSFPLDHEGVCKASMLKYMRCLNKENNSNSACREEAKDYLDCRMKHNLMAQEEWSKLGFQQEKPTAAVEENKQ